The DNA segment ACTTCACTCAACAAACGGAATGACTTCAGCAGACGTCCCAATCCTAGACTCTGGTTATCAGGTAAATGAATGCCCTCAATTAAACGCAGATACTGTTCATTATAGCGTTGGATGGTTTTGGCAGCTTCATGACTCATCGCATCACTTGGCGGGGTCGCAAGTGGATTTAGGCGCAGTGGTAGCGTCATAAAGAAACGTAGAATGCTGCCTATAAATCCATCAAAATTGGCATAGATCCCTTCAAAAGCTTTTTGTGTCTCAGACAGCGCATGGGTCAAAGCATAATCCACCAAAGGTAAATCTTCCTGCTTACGTCCTTCAGCTTCAAAGCGGCGTAGTGTTGCAGTACCCAGTAACATCCAAGCAAGGGCATCCGCATAGCGCCCCGTCAACTTACCACGGGCTTTAAGCTTGCCCCCTATCGCAAACATCGCCATATTGGTGAGGAACCCAAAGCGTGCACCTGCCCAGATCAAACGGCGATAGTAGGTTTTAGTCTCGGGTGCTACGTCTGGCACACTCGCAAAAATACCGCGAGTTACGCCATGGAAAAGCACGCGGAAAACACCAACAATAAACTGAATCATCCACGCGACCAAACTGCTTCGGAACTGCTTCACATCATCTTTCTCGACCGCATCGACAACTTTAAGCGCATAAGGATGACAACGTGTCGCCCCTTGACCAAAGATGATCAAGGTTCGAGTCAAAATGTTCGCACCTTCCACCGTAACGCCTACTGGCGCTGAACAATAGGTCTTGGCAAGGATATTGTTGGGCCCTTGCATGACACCGGCTCCAGCGCAGACATCCATACCGTCTTTACCCAATGCTTGAGAAATCTCAGTGGTATAAGACTTAAGCACTGCGGAAACAACTGGGGGATGAATGCCAGCATTGAGCGCGGAACAGCTAAACACGCGAGAAGCTTCGAGCAGATAGCTCAGTGCAGCAATCTTACCGACCTTCTCCTCTACGCCTTCCATCAGGCCAATCTGAATACCAAACTGCTGACGCACCATCGAATATGCGCCTGTTGTTGCAACGACAGCCTTTGACGCACCAATCGCACCAGCAGGTAAACTGACAGCACGCCCTCCTGCCAGCTGCTCCATCAGCATCCGCCAACCATTACCCGCATTAGCTGGACCACCGATAATATCGTGGACAGACACAACGACATCTTTACCGATCAGAGGCCCATTATCAAAGGACTCGCCCACGGGGTCATGATGATCACCTGAGCTAAAGCCCTCCACGCCTTTATGAATCAGCACTGTGGTAATCCCGATATCTTCGCCTTTGCCCAATAGGTTGTTCGGATCCGTCAACTTACATGCCAATGTCACTAAGTTAGATACGGGCGCCAAGGTAATATAGCGCTTACGGAAATTAAGTCGAATCTTGATATCACCGTTATCATCACGGAAAACTTCACCTTCGGCCTTAATACTGGCTGCATCAGAACCTGCGGTCGGTTCGGTCAAGCCAAAGCAAGGAACGTATTCACCACTGGCCAGCTTCGGTAGATAATTATTTTTCTGATCTTCAGTTCCATAATGCTTAATCAGCTCTGCGGCACCCAGCGAATTGGGAATAACGACATAAGTCCCTACCGTGAACGAATGAACATTGATCTTCGCCATAATGGTTGAGATAGCGAGTGGTGAGAATTCTTTTCCACCATACTGTTTTGGAATCAAAAAGCTCATAAAGCCTTGTGCTTTGATAAAGGCCAATACGTCGTCTGGAACTTTTTTGGTTCGCAAAACTTCATACTGATCGACCATGGCGATTAATTCTTCACATGGACCATCCAGAAAAGCCTGCTCCTCGGCATTGAGTAAGGAATAAGGCTGACGCAAAATCTCGTCAAAATCGGGCTTACCCGCAAAAAATCCACCGTCTATCCAAACATGCCCCGCTTCAAGCGCCTGACGTTCTGTATCGGAAATTTTGGGTAAGATTTTATTAGACTGCATCCACTTCATGATGAGAGAGAACATCGCTACACCTCTATGTTGAATCACTAAGTCACAAGAAAAAACTTTTATTGCTAATAATAAAAACTTAAAGACCAAGGGTTGATCAAAATGAAGACTATGCTTGGTGCACGCCGTGTATATCTGGAAAATGTCACTCAAGCAGAGTACACACCACCGTGGGTGGTTTAAAGAATAAAGCGGGGTTACAGTATCTATAAATGTAAGAAATTCTGTCGAATCAATTGAAAGTATACTGCAATTGACTAAAGACTAGCCGACTTGATTGTATAGCTTAGGAAAATTGTTGATGTTTGTTGTATCAGATGGTCAATGAAGTCAATTTGAATATCTAAGGCTGTGCATGCTGATTTTCAATCTTGTATGCTAGGCTGTGCTCCTTCTTGATCATCATAATGCTTACCATGTCCCGATATCGTCCTCTTGTTCTTCTTGGCGGTTCATTCGATCCGATTCATAACGGCCATTTATGGATGGCACATGAGGTTAATCAAGAGATTACAACTCAAGGCATACAAGCTGAAATTAAATTTCTGCCTACAGCAGGTTCCCCTTTTAAAAATACGGCAACGAGTACCAAACATCGCTTGGCTATGCTCAGACAAGCCCTGCGTGACACACCATTTTCAATTGATCGTACCGAAGTTAATTCACCGCCGCCGACTTACACGCTTGATACACTCACACTAATTCGTCAGCGTATTGGTCCCGATCGCCCGCTTATTTTCGTACTTGGTCAAGATAGTTTCGATAGTCTGCC comes from the Aquirhabdus parva genome and includes:
- a CDS encoding acyl-CoA dehydrogenase, which gives rise to MFSLIMKWMQSNKILPKISDTERQALEAGHVWIDGGFFAGKPDFDEILRQPYSLLNAEEQAFLDGPCEELIAMVDQYEVLRTKKVPDDVLAFIKAQGFMSFLIPKQYGGKEFSPLAISTIMAKINVHSFTVGTYVVIPNSLGAAELIKHYGTEDQKNNYLPKLASGEYVPCFGLTEPTAGSDAASIKAEGEVFRDDNGDIKIRLNFRKRYITLAPVSNLVTLACKLTDPNNLLGKGEDIGITTVLIHKGVEGFSSGDHHDPVGESFDNGPLIGKDVVVSVHDIIGGPANAGNGWRMLMEQLAGGRAVSLPAGAIGASKAVVATTGAYSMVRQQFGIQIGLMEGVEEKVGKIAALSYLLEASRVFSCSALNAGIHPPVVSAVLKSYTTEISQALGKDGMDVCAGAGVMQGPNNILAKTYCSAPVGVTVEGANILTRTLIIFGQGATRCHPYALKVVDAVEKDDVKQFRSSLVAWMIQFIVGVFRVLFHGVTRGIFASVPDVAPETKTYYRRLIWAGARFGFLTNMAMFAIGGKLKARGKLTGRYADALAWMLLGTATLRRFEAEGRKQEDLPLVDYALTHALSETQKAFEGIYANFDGFIGSILRFFMTLPLRLNPLATPPSDAMSHEAAKTIQRYNEQYLRLIEGIHLPDNQSLGLGRLLKSFRLLSEVEPILARIHEAQKLHKLRRGSVEELADEAQKLGIISETEAGLVALALAARLEAIEVDVFSPEQYYREDKGLEGIYSGAPVAEEKVA
- the nadD gene encoding nicotinate (nicotinamide) nucleotide adenylyltransferase, with protein sequence MLTMSRYRPLVLLGGSFDPIHNGHLWMAHEVNQEITTQGIQAEIKFLPTAGSPFKNTATSTKHRLAMLRQALRDTPFSIDRTEVNSPPPTYTLDTLTLIRQRIGPDRPLIFVLGQDSFDSLPRWKGGYELLEMAHLWVFPRIEHQEQAVLTLPDALLEKKALTTEQLLKKPQGLLFIDEKTPPEISSTLIRQHLATSEQVKLLKKSLPTRVMGYNKSTKLYGFTSPYES